In Candidatus Fermentibacter sp., a single window of DNA contains:
- a CDS encoding HAD hydrolase-like protein, protein MKLILLDVDMTLISARGAGMASLDAAMSDLFGIERGFEGVEFAGRTDRLIVEDGLSANGLAPSDDMVSRVREAYIRNLAGRLSAGWPASVLGGVNELLDLLTRREDACFGLLTGNWKEGAFLKLAACGIDRYFRFGAFAECGRMRRELIPHALGMAEAVCGRRPSPADTWIVGDTPHDVSCGRDWNLRTLGVATGPYGVETLAECGADAVLPDLSSTETVERIIFG, encoded by the coding sequence TTGAAGCTGATACTCCTGGATGTCGACATGACGCTGATCTCCGCCAGAGGAGCGGGGATGGCCTCGCTCGACGCGGCGATGTCCGACCTGTTCGGCATCGAGCGCGGGTTCGAGGGAGTCGAGTTCGCGGGCAGGACGGACAGGCTGATCGTCGAGGACGGCCTCTCCGCCAACGGCCTCGCACCGTCGGACGACATGGTGTCGCGGGTCCGGGAGGCCTACATCAGGAACCTCGCGGGCAGGCTCTCGGCGGGATGGCCCGCCTCGGTGCTGGGGGGTGTGAACGAACTGCTGGACCTGCTTACCCGCAGGGAGGATGCGTGCTTCGGCCTCCTCACGGGGAACTGGAAGGAGGGCGCCTTCCTCAAGCTCGCGGCCTGCGGCATCGACCGGTACTTCAGGTTCGGTGCGTTCGCGGAATGCGGCAGGATGAGGAGGGAGCTCATACCCCACGCGCTCGGGATGGCCGAGGCGGTGTGCGGCCGGCGCCCCAGCCCGGCCGACACGTGGATCGTCGGTGACACGCCTCACGACGTATCCTGCGGGCGCGACTGGAACCTGCGGACCCTCGGCGTGGCCACAGGGCCGTACGGTGTCGAGACCCTCGCGGAGTGCGGGGCGGATGCCGTGCTTCCGGACCTCTCCTCCACGGAGACGGTCGAGCGGATCATCTTCGGATGA
- a CDS encoding MFS transporter: MKSLKGRMSPRLAWGLYDWADSAFVTTIVAAVLPVYFASVVCGGSAEVSFRLLFWDVSGSPTSLWGYAASIAALLVAVASPVAGALADAGGRRKVWLASSAALGIASSAMLSLSGPGTVLYTLAFLAVGEVGFSGAQVFYNSLLGDVSRSAGERDSVSSGGFALGYLGGGLLLALNTLMIARPGMFGLADAAAASRAGFATVAVWWAVFSIPLFLFVHEGGPAGRARGSLREAAGMLAGTARDVMSRRDLRLFLIAFLLYNDGIQTVILMASVYGKSDLGLDTSSLVGALLVTQIVGVPGSLGFGRAAGRIGARKALLGGIAAYLAIVLLASGMDDSADFMVLAVLVGLFQGGMQAVSRSFFSRLVPPGRNAEYFGFFSVSTRFASIFGPLLFALVRDVTGEGRAAILAVAVLFLAGGAVLSFVRDPEVV; this comes from the coding sequence ATGAAGAGCCTGAAGGGCCGGATGTCGCCCAGGCTGGCCTGGGGCCTGTACGACTGGGCCGATTCCGCCTTCGTGACGACCATCGTAGCCGCCGTGCTCCCGGTCTACTTCGCTTCGGTGGTTTGCGGCGGGAGCGCCGAAGTCTCGTTCCGGCTGCTTTTCTGGGATGTATCGGGAAGCCCCACTTCGCTCTGGGGCTACGCGGCCTCGATCGCGGCCCTGCTGGTCGCCGTCGCGTCGCCGGTCGCGGGCGCCCTGGCCGACGCGGGCGGCAGGCGGAAGGTCTGGCTGGCCTCCTCCGCCGCGCTCGGGATCGCGTCGTCGGCCATGCTCTCGCTCTCCGGGCCGGGAACGGTCCTCTACACCCTGGCCTTCCTGGCGGTCGGAGAGGTCGGGTTCTCGGGGGCACAGGTCTTCTACAACTCGTTGCTCGGGGATGTCTCGCGCAGCGCAGGCGAGCGGGACTCCGTCTCGTCGGGCGGCTTCGCGCTGGGCTACCTCGGCGGGGGGCTGCTGCTCGCCCTGAACACCCTGATGATCGCGCGGCCCGGCATGTTCGGGCTGGCCGACGCGGCAGCCGCCTCGAGGGCCGGTTTCGCCACCGTGGCGGTATGGTGGGCGGTGTTCTCGATCCCGCTGTTCCTGTTCGTGCACGAGGGCGGTCCGGCCGGGAGGGCCCGCGGATCGCTGCGCGAGGCGGCCGGGATGCTCGCGGGCACGGCCAGGGACGTCATGTCGCGGAGAGACCTGAGGCTCTTCCTGATCGCCTTCCTGCTGTACAACGACGGCATCCAGACCGTCATCCTGATGGCGAGCGTCTACGGCAAGTCGGATCTCGGCCTGGACACCTCCTCGCTGGTCGGGGCCCTCCTCGTGACCCAGATCGTCGGAGTGCCCGGAAGCCTGGGTTTCGGACGGGCCGCGGGGAGGATCGGCGCGCGGAAGGCCCTGCTGGGAGGCATAGCGGCATATCTCGCGATCGTCCTTCTCGCATCGGGCATGGACGATTCCGCTGACTTCATGGTCCTGGCGGTCCTGGTCGGGCTGTTCCAGGGCGGCATGCAGGCAGTGAGCAGGAGCTTCTTCTCGAGGCTCGTCCCGCCGGGACGGAACGCCGAGTATTTCGGCTTCTTCTCGGTCTCGACGCGCTTCGCCAGCATCTTCGGACCGCTGCTCTTCGCCCTGGTCAGGGACGTGACCGGAGAGGGCAGAGCGGCGATACTTGCCGTGGCCGTGCTGTTCCTGGCCGGCGGAGCGGTCCTTTCGTTCGTCAGGGATCCGGAGGTCGTCTGA